The following is a genomic window from Solanum lycopersicum chromosome 6, SLM_r2.1.
tatatatatatatatatatatatatatatatatatatatatatgggtgACTCATTATCCGGTTGAAGCGTTCTTAATAAAACGTAGATTATTATGTGCTGCCATGTGTTGGAAAATGCGTCTACTTTGGTCATCATTTGAGGAGCTTTCAACTCTATAAATTCACACAACATTTCATCTATTCACAACACAAAAAcaaatagtataataattatGGCCAACCACGGTAATGACAACCTTTTTAGCAGTGGCCAAAATCAGGtataatcaataattaattaaactctTTTACActgttaattactaaaaattaaaCCTCTCTATTTTCTTCAACGTTATTAAGCTACTCTTTTTTCCTAATTCTTTTTTAGATGAGAAGAGATGCACCTTCTGATATCAATAACCAAAACAACCCAGGGTTCCTTCAAGAGGTAATTAATTGATTACTATTGATTTTTACGtagtttaaggatatttttgattctttttttggCGATAATTGAAGACGGGGAATCAAGTGAAGAACATGGCACAAGGTGCAGCAGATGTTGGAAAAGGAGCAGCTCAAGGTGCAGTGAGTGTGGCTCGTGGAGCTGCGTTGGGTGCTGCTAATATTGCTCAAGGTGCAGCTG
Proteins encoded in this region:
- the LOC101265833 gene encoding uncharacterized protein yields the protein MANHGNDNLFSSGQNQMRRDAPSDINNQNNPGFLQETGNQVKNMAQGAADVGKGAAQGAVSVARGAALGAANIAQGAADAVKNTVGGANNDNAATGGIPNYLDEYPKHNPTNTNI